GCTACGACACAGCCTACTGACCCCGTCCTCAGTATCAAGCTCCGCTGGGAGTGGGAGGCTCCAAGTCCTGATCAGAGGAAGCTCTCCTGTCCAAACTTCAGCAGAAAGTGTCCAACAGAGACCACAGAGGGTTATTTACTGCTAAGGAACTTACTTGCTACAAGAGAAACTGTTTGAAAGTGCCAGTCTGCCAGCTTGAAACTTAATATACCCTGGGTCCAGGCCTACCCTTGGCATGAAGAAAAGTTCCAGTGCCTCCTCCTCTTTTGTTCtcacagggaagggagaggggaaataCCTGAGGCTGGTACTGCCCTGCACTGAGcccaagccccccacccccacccccgccatgcAGCAGTGACTAGTGTGCCGCAAGCACCCAGAGCAAGAGCCTGGCTGTCACCCACCACACTATGCCTCAGAGTGACTCTTGAAAAGTCTCCCCTCTCTTGGGAAGCCCTGCTCAACTCCCCAGGCTGGGGTCCCCAacaccacccaccccaccctctcTGCTACTGCAGTTTGGCCTTGTGGCAATTGTCTTCCCTACAAGACAAAGCTCTGCAAAGGCCTTACTCATCTCTGCATACAGCAGACGCTAGATGACGTGTGTGTCGAGGTCAACGTTCCTACTGCTGTGAAGACTCAGTTTCTACATCTACAAAACAGAGACTGCAGCAAGTCCTTCCTCAGAGGATCAGGTGCAGGTCAAATCAGGAGTCTGGAAGACTCTTTATAAGGGACTGTGCAGGACTACACACCTCTCCTCTAGCGGACAGCCTTGGAGATGGAATTATTAAGGCACAGTTCCAAGGTGGCCGCCATTCCCCATCTACTCTGTGCCCTGCCCAGGGCAGACAGAGCCAGAGATGGAGGGACTGGCCGAGATCACCAGGACTGCCTGGCGACACCTCCCTCCAGCGGGGACTACCTGCTCTGGCAGCCCCCATGAGCCTGCCTCACCCCCGAGAGGCCTACAGGACCTCACTTGGGATTTGAGGGGCAGCAGGCCAGCCACCTGGGCACAGGGGCAGAACTGGGAGCTCAGACTCAAGTTATAACCACACCTGAACCTCCTAGAAGACACATGGCCTAACACAATGAAGCAGCCCTGGGGCTTTCTGAACCCAGAAGGAAAAAGGCCAACCTGCTCCAAGTCCCAATTCTGTACACATCAAGGTATAAATAGGAAGCAGCTGAGCACAGAGGCAGCTTGTTtccagacacttcaccaaaaccTCAAGCCTTCGGTCATGTGAAAGAGAATCTTCGCTAACAACTCTAGGACTTCAAtagccccattttgcagaggcaaactaaggcccagagagattaagtaacttgcccaaagtcaaacaGCTAAGGTGGTGGCACTGGAACTCTAATCAAACTCTCGGTTTCAGTGTCTATGCTacgctggtttttgttttttggtgggaGTGGCGGTGGGAGAGGTAGGTAACGAGGGGTAGGAAGAAAAGCCCATCTGTGTTTCCCAGTGACAAGGTCCAATCTGCCGTGGGGGCCTCACTGACCTCAGCAAAGGATACAGGTATTCCCACCACCTCCCGGGAAAAAGTCCGCAAAGATGAGCCCCTGCCTCCAGAGTTAGCATTACATCCCAGTAGCGGCAGCACACCAACGGCCCAGCCAAAATGGCCAGCCAGCCCTGAAACTTTTATGGcctatttattttctgctttctctgACCTTCATGACTAAGACCGTCACTAGCCTGCGAGCTTCCTTTCCTTTGCTGCCCTCTGTCTTCTTCTCACGCCTGGCAGAACCAAGGCCAGCCAACACCCCGTAGcccagagctcctcctgagaaTAAACAGCCCTGACTTCATCCTGAAGTTCCTCCCCCTCTCATGGAATCAGAAGATTCCACACAAGAGATGTGGCCCAGACCTATCTGCCCTACATTCCCAACTATTTTAAGCCAGAAAGCTAAACTTTGCTTTCAACCAGCTGAACATGATCAGTCCTCTGCCCAGAACTGAAGGGGTGCCCGCTCCACCCAATATCAACTGCTATCTGGAAGTCACAGGCTGCGCTCACCACTGCGTGTCTCAGGGCTGGGCGATACAGTCATTTCCAGACAGGTGGCTAAGGCCTGGGTCTTTGGGCATGTGGCCACCGCAACCACAGACCACTCAGCAGTGATTAAAAATAGCAGCAAGTAAGCAATTAGCCTTGAGGTAATTATTCCAATTAATCCATCTGAAATCTGTTTTAATCTGCCATTTACCGTACAGGGAACAGGAAAAGGAATACTggatgaaataatataaaaaaagattaaaaaatatttatttctctagaGAACAACATTAAGACAGGACCCACTCAGGCCCAGCATGGAAAGGTTACAAAAAAACAACTGCCAGCTGGGTTTGGAAAGAAGTTTGAAGCACTTCCAGAAGGGTCTGTTCTGGAATTGCTCTAAATGCCCACGTCTGGACACTGCTGAGTCAATGTTTGCCACACACTAAAATCCACGCTGACAACTATTAAATATGAAACTGTATTCCTGCCATATTGCCTTGGACGGGTACAGACACCACTGCCATCAACAATACAAGTCTGAGTCAGATGAGAATTACTGGAACCCCTCCCCATCTGTAGAGAACCACTGTCTTCATCAGCCCCTTCCATCGGCAGCTTTACAGCTCGTCACCTCTGGGCTGGGATACTTACCAGGAAATGAAAGCAAGCATCCCCTCCTCCCCGCTCAGGAAAGAGCCCAAGCAGGACCTGCACAGAGGCAGCACTAACAGGCAGGTGTTCACCCACCTGCACAGCAAGTAAGCTCAGAGAGCTAAGTGAGCAGGTGCTGGAGAATTTAAGTTAGCGGGGGTGTCCGGAACCTGAGCGCAGTAGCTCTCCCCTGGGGACGGTTCACCCCCAGGAGACACGTGGCAGTGTCTAGAGACACTTCTGGTCGTCACGGAAGGTGCTTCTGGCATAGAGGACAGAAGCCAGGGGCCCGGCTAAACGTTCCACAAGGCACGGGACGGCCCCCACAAGGACTGCCCACACGTCGACAGGACTGCAGCGGAGCAGCTCCGCGCTACAGCTTCAGCGAGGCACGCCACACCAGAACCTCCACCTCAGGTCCAGGCTGGCTCTGAGGACTGGCAATGAGCTCCAGCTGCCTCTAGTGGGCACCTACCCCTCACCTCGCCCCTCGTGCGCTCCCCTCCGCCCGCGCCTCTGCTCGGCGGCTCACTCCCAGTCACCTCCTAGTCCCCCTTCAAGTTCCCAAAAACTTCCAGACTCCACAGCGGAGTAAGACGTCCCCCCAGTGTACTCCCGCGGTTACCTTCCAGGCCGTAACTAACTGTCTGTGGCCTCCCCCGGGCTGTGAACTCTGTGAAGGGAAGAGCCGTGTTTAAGGCCCCAGCAaatccccagccccttccccgaCAAGAGAGCAGGGGAGCACGAAACGGCTGTGTGTGAAAGCACCACGTAAGGGTCGACCCTGTGCCAGGCCCTCTGCTACACACCCAATCACCACCTTTTGCTCTAACAGGCTGTGGAAGTTGCCATCACCCTACTTACAGATGGAAAAGCCGGATCAGAGAACGGCCACAAGGCCCCAAAGCAATGAGAGGAGAGCTGGGTGCGAAGCCCGGGGCAGCACTTTTCAGGACGTGGCTGAGCCGCCCACACTGACCCCTCAGCCACGTCAGAACCCAGGAGGAAGGGCTGGGAAAGCCTCGGGACTTCACTCTCCTAAGGCGAAGATGACGAGAACTCTCCTGGTGATGCAATCCCGCTGATCACTAACAGACCTGCGCTTTAAGAACCTGAAACCTCTCCTCCATACAGGGTGTGCgtgtgtgggagggaggggactCTCCAAGTCACAACTGCCTCCTGTGGCCCGCCCTTTACACACCGGACCACTGCCAGACCTCCTGCTGACAACCCTGAGGACCTGTAATGATGGGGAAACCAGTACTCCGTTAAGAGAGCAAATGGCCCTCGCGTGAGAGACCCTCTTAAGCACGGAGAGCCCTTTGATGACGTCAGACACCGAGCTGCCTTACACGGCAGGCCACCTGGGAGTCTGCCCTGGAAATCCCGTCTTAAAGGGCTCTGCCAAGACACCCACCTGGAGCAGCACGGAGATCTGAGGAGAAGCTGGGAGCCCACACGACAAGGGGGTACCTGAGAGGTAAGTGGCCCTCTAGCTTTCGACGCATAAGAAGGCCGAAGTACTGCTCCTGCTGCCACTGACTTGGCAGGCTTGCCCCTCAGGAGGCGTGACGGGTACCACACGGCTCTGCTGCCGTTCCCAGATACGGAAGCAGCCTGAGCTGTCCCCCCAGATGAGACACAACGCTTGCCTCAGGGCGCTGAGAGGGCTCCGGGGACCCTGCTTCTCCCCACGACCGGGGCCCACGGCACCGACCGAGATTCAGAGGTTAAGCTGCTCGCAACAAAACCGCAGTGCCTCCTGACCCCGTACTAGAATTCGGTGGGCAACCAAGCTGCTCAGAACAGCTGCGGTCTAGCTTTCCTAAGAGGTTTTGGGGATTACTGAAGTACATCGTTCGATTTACTTGTTTCAGGGCCGGAAGCAGAGAGCTTCCAAATAAATTTTCTACTTCACATAAACAGCAAAGGTGTTGCAGCAGGCAATCTTCTCTGAGGGCCAGGGCCCTGAGCTAACTCTCAGCAGGTTCTGGGACTGAAAACAGGCCAAGAGCCTAAGATCTGCTGAACAGCTACAAAGCCGAACACCAGGTAAAGAAAcaagctttgttttgtttcatatgGTCCTGATGACAGGTAATGCATCTTACAAAGGACCAATGGGCTCTTCTGCAGCCAAGAGGGACTGAATTTTAAGTTTGCTGCCCTCTATTCCCGGTCCAACCCCTGATCTGTTCAACTCCAGGGAAGCCACTCCCCCTCCTGGGAATGGCGAACGTGTATCAATTAAACACGCTCAGGGGCCTTCCTCTGTGAAGATCTCCTCTCTTAAAGGAATCCACGAACTTGTTCTCTGTTAAAAAGACCAAGAATGGCAAAGTTGGAAAGACTTTTAGACGGTAAtcccaactaatttttttttaaaaacacagacttGGAAATGGAGAcccaaaatagaaaaatgactTGCTCAAATCACGAAGATAAAGAGACTCCGAAAACCACCCTTCTAGAAAGATGCTTTCAGATCAGTTCTGGGTCAAGTCTGCGATCTCGTCAAATCTGCCCTCGGGATAGAAAATTCTAGCTCGGCTCCCTGCCTTCTTACTGCCCGTGTTTTAAACGCAGACCCCTTTCCCCGCCCCGCAAACAGAAGCCGGAGTCACAAGCGGAAAGCGCGGGCTCCTGGGGCCGCTCCCCCCTCCCAGGCGCTTACCTGAGCACAGTCACGCTTCCCCTGCGCACCGGCAGGGAAAGCACAGGCTCCGACACCCGGATAGGCTTGAACTGGAACTTGCAGCCGAAGCAGAGCGCGGAGTCGCTGAAGAAGGACACGGACACGATAGGGCGCTCGAAAATGTGGATGGGGTCCACGTGAGACACGATGCAGCCGCCGGGCTGGTAGTCGTTGATGACGGCGCTGTTGACGAAGCCCTCGGGGATGACGCGGTGCTCCACCAGCTTCTGGATCACCAGCTGGTGCACCCACTCGGGGATCTCGTCCACGTCGCCCGGCGGGTAGAGGCGCTCCTGGCCGGGCCCGCGCTTCTGCAGCTGGGCGCCGTACGTGTAGCCCTCGCCGAAGAAGTACTTGTTGCGCAGCGGGGCCCGGTCCACCGTGTGCTCGTTGTACAGGCCCTTCTCGGCGCGGGACACCACCTCGTCGATGCGGGCCTCGATCTTGGCGCACTCGTCCTGGCTGAACAGGCGCATCTGGCGGATGCCGCTCTTCACCTTGCgtgcctcctcctccttctgcagCTGCTGCTCCTCGAAGTCGCTGCGCTCGGGGTCCGAGTCCTCCGCGTACTTGCGCTTGGCCCCGGGCGCCGCGTAGGgctcggcggcggcggccgcggcggcggcggcggccacggcggcggcggcggcggccgcggcctCCCGACTGCCCGCCTTGTAGTTGTCTCGGGACGTCATGGACTTGAGCTTCTCCCGCAGGTCCGTGTAGCCGCTGGCGGCCGCCATGGCCCACGCCGCTGCTCTAGGACCCTCCGCGGCGAGCGGGGCGGCCGGGCATGGCTCTGGGGGACGCGCCCGGGCCCCGGGCCGCAGAGGCCCTCAGCGCCAGGCCCGCGAGCGAGGCCGCGCCGCCCGACAGGGGCGTCGAGGGGCGGCGGGGCGGCCTCAGGGGCGACGGGTCATGCGGCGGCGGCGACGGCGACGAGGCTCCCTCCTCCTCCGCCTTCTCCGCGTCCCGGGGGGCAGGGGCGCCGGCAGGGCCTCATGCCGCGCAAGGCGGCCGCGGAGTCTCGGCCCGACTCCTGGCCGGACCCTCGGACGCCCTGCTCGGCCCGCACTTTAAAGCACTCCGCACGACGTCACGGCCACCCGCCCGACGTCCGCCAGCGCCGCTCCTCAGCGGGCGGCTCCGCGCGCACGCGCAGTACGACCAGCCACGGCGGCTCCGCGTGCAGCGAGCATGCGCGCGCGTGCGGCCGGGTCAGCAGAGGGGCCGGCGCACGCGCAGACGGGGGCcgtccaccgcccctcccccacccactatAGGGCTCCGCGAACGCCCCAAACTGCAGCCTGCCTCCTGTCCGCGCCTCCCCCGCGGTCGTAGGGCTCCCTCCACGGGGTTGGGCTCACGCCGTCAACGCTGTCGCCACGCTACGTCACGGCATCGTCCGAACGCCCGAAATCGCCTCAGCCCCCAGCGCGCAATCACCGAGGAACCGCCACAACCCAGCCTGCCCGGTCACCGCCCCCTTGGCGCTTCCAGTTTTGTCACTGGGCCACCGGCCACGCGCCGGGCAGGCCCAGACAGTAGCTTCCGGAAGCCGGTTGGTGCGCATGCCTGTCAATCCGGCGGTCGCCTTGGCTACTGCGTCCTTCCCCTAATTAGCGGCGGGCGGGCCGCGAGGACCCCTGAAGGGTGACCGGGTGGCTAAGGGAGTGCCTGAGTGGAGACCCGACCGCAGGGAAGCGCTCAGCGCGCAAGGATACGCTCAGATTGCGGCGCCGAGAGCCCCGGCCCAGCCCTCGGCCCGACGGCTGCTGCCACAGACACCGCCCCCTCGCCGCCGCCTGGCGTGGACGTTGCCCTAGTCACGTCCCGGCGGCGGCGCGTGCGCGGCCCTCCTGGGCCGGGCGCCCCCGGGACGGCGGGGAGCTGGGGACGGCAGCGCGGGCCGCGGTCCCCGGAGTCACCGCCCTCCCGGGCGCCCAGGCCTTTGTTCAGACCCTCCCGGCCCCTGACGGTGGGGCCTGCACGCGTGGTCACGCTCTTTGGTCCCTGTCCCTCCCACCCGTTccttaactgtggtttttggAGGCTCGGCTCTCCCCTCTAACAGCCTCCCCAGATTCTCACTGGGATGAAATGCATCTTGGGTTTCGTGGCCTCGCCACCCTGGCCATTGTGCCCCCCGACCCCTTGCCCCTGCGCCCTCTCCATCCACCGCCCCCGGCTGGTCGGGGCTTGAGCTCCAGACCCTGCTACCCGACAGACGTGGGTTTGGATCTTGACCTCCTGACGGGCTGTAGGACCCCGGACAAGCTCTGTAAAACGGGAATGAAATCAGTGCCCATGTGTGCGGTGGGTGTGAAGATGAGATAAAGTCCTCCATCCTGTACGTAAAGCAGAGAGGACCGCTGGCCTCGAGTGTGGGCCTGTTTCCACGTCCTAAACTAGGGGCCTACCGGTccctggtgggaggtgggggctgTCATGGGGCCACAGAAAGTCCAGGCCAGCAGTGCCTGTGGGATGGGGAAGCCTGGACACCTGGGACCCTGGCCCTCCCTTCCAAGCAGCAGCGGGTGCAGGGGAAAGAGGGTAGGCGTGAAGCCCGTAGGGAATCGGCTCCTGCCCTTTCCTGACCCAGCCTGGTGGGCACCGCTGGTGGTGGCGGCAGGAAGGCAGCTGCGGGTGGTGAGAAGGTGGCCAGTGGGCAAAGCCAAGGTCAGGGGACTGGGCTGGGGCCCCAGTCCTGCCTGGACCATTCTATGTGAACGCCCGGGCAGGGCCCCGTTGCCAGCGTATTGGCAGTTTGGCTGCGAGAGCTCAGGCCCTTCAGAAGCCCAGCACCCACCTCTCAACGGCCCTCCAACCGGGGGCATCGGACTCTGCACACACACCTGGTGGCAGGGAGCTCACTACCTCATTCATCAGAAAGTCCTGCCAGAGACCCCAGTGCTCCGCTCACCAGGCAAACATGGGAGTCACCTCTCCAGGGCCCCCAGACACCCCCTCGGAGGCTTCCCCATGCCCTGCAGCCaggccctcccctctcccatccAAGCCTCAGGGGGAGGCAGCTTGactctggagccagcctgcctgcctTTGACTCTCGGCCAGGCCAGTTAGTGGTTACTCGCTtcacctctgggcctcagtttccccacgaAGACAGGACGTGACTGTCTCAGGCTCCCATGCCTCCCAGATGTGTCTCCTGTGTTCTCACCCCATGCCAGGCTGGGCACCCTGGGGCTTGGTTCCCTCTGCTCTGGCTCTCCCCACGTCCACCTGGAGTTCCTGTCTTTCTGGGTCTGGGGGCCACAGCAAGGTCTGATTCTCCTGCCACCCGAGTCTTCCCACTCTGCCTCCTGGGGATCGTTACCTCTGACGAGGGCTCGACCTGCTGGTGCCACCACTGAGGCACCAGAACAGCTGTTAAAACATGAGCCTATGCCTTAAGGCCCAGGTCCTGAAATCCCGAAGTCCTGCTCTTCAGTTATccaatgctgtgtaacaaacctcCCAAAACTCAGACCTCAGACACCATCCAGCTCAGGAGTCTGCATCGTGGCCAGAGTTGGGCCGGGAGGTTCCTCCCAGTTCCATGCGCTTCAGCTGGGGCCTCACTCACAAGGCCCCCTTGCATTCTGAAACCCAAAAGTCCTCTCACCTGGGCAGAGCCTCTAACTGGGAGCAACTCCCGGTGCCTGGCATTTGCctagtacacagtaggtgcttaataggtactgaataagtaaataaaccccTCCTCTGACACCGTGGCTCCAGCCAATTATGCCCCCACACACCTATCCAGCCCTCCTCTCCCAAGCCTCCCCCCCCCATAAGTTCCCCAAAGCACTAGCACTTTCCATCAACATtcacttcatttattctttcattcatgcgACAAGTATTTTTTAAGCACCTACTCTGCGTTAGGCATTGTCCTAGGCTTTGAGGGAAAGAGTAGGGAACAAACACTGTTTTCTCTGTTCAGAATGTTcattcccctcccctccatctATTCCTATAGCAAACTCCAACTCATGGTTCAAAACCCAACCCAAACATCCCATTCCCTGGGAAGCCCTTTCCCAgccttctccctccccagccgCTGACATgaaacatctccctccctctactATACCACTCTCAAATATTGTGTGGCCCATCCAGTGACGGGGTCCTGGGGTTAGGGCTACCCAAGAAGTGCGGGGTAGAGGGGCAGGGGCCCGCAGGGAGAGGTAAGGACAGATGTCTCTGCTGGAAGCTCTGTTCAGGGGAACGTGGGCCTCCacctcctggctcctccctcaggCTCGTTTTCCAGTCACTCAACAACCCTATGGAGAACAGGCTGCCAGGCGTACCTTTTATTTGCACAGAAATGACCAAGAGCCAGGAATCCAAGCTCAGCAGCAGTGCAGGGGCACCTGAGGGGGGACATGTGAGGGACCAGGACAGGGAGATGGAGATTTGAACATCAGACCCCAAGGAAAGCAAAGGCAGGTTCAGTTTGTCTAGGCTActggtgtggggcttccctgccgCAGGGGGAGTCGGGGCAGGGCCACAGTGGTAGGTGGCAGGAGGCCCCACTGGTCAGTCTTTGGAAGTCCCTCCTGCCATCTGACCCAAGTTTGCACACTGCAACTCCATCCCAACTCAGGATCAGTCTTCTCAGGTTCCTAGGGGCTTGTGCCACGCCACCTACTGCCTCTTGGTCTCCCCTAAGGTTCTGGCCCAGTAACTCCCCTGGGACCACACAGCAAGCCTCCTGGCACAgggcagctgggggctgggggctgggtcaGAGCAGCGTGATCTCGCTGGGGGGCAGCGTGAGCCGCTTCTCACGGGCACTGAGCAGGTTCTCCACGTGCACGGCCACCACGCGACACAGCTCCAGGCCCTGCAGGAGAGACGGTGAGAGGCCCAACACTTCCCAGCTCTCACCTGGGGTGAGACGTGGccgggagaggggagagagatggaggcCAGCCTCCGGCGGGACTAGTGGGCCCCAGCCtcgtccccacctccccagggccctgggaggAGCACGAGCAGCTAGGAGGAGGAACGCCAGGCTGCAGGTGGGAAGGGGGAGCCGGAAGGAGACCAGCCCATCTGCCAGCTCTGCTGCACGTGGCCTGTGTGACCTGGAGCCAGTTACtgcgcctctctgagcctcagtggtcTCACCCCTGGCAGCTCGGTTTACCAGGGCCTGCCTCACGGAGCCGTGGGTAGGATGCTGTGAGATTTTACTACATGTGAATCCTCTAGACTTGAACCCTATTAGCCCCGTCAATAAATGGTTTCTAACCACGTGCTGCCGTGGTTACCACCTGGCGCCCACAGCCTAGAATGAGCTGTGACCCAGCCTCAGGGCTCCCACCTGCTGCGGGCGGGACAGGCATCGGGGACTGTGGAAAATTGCTCTCTCAGACCACAGCCAGTGCCGGAATCTCCCCAGGCGCTTCCTGGGGGCTGGGAAGCTGCTCAGAGGGAGGGTAAAAATAAGGAGGACAGCACTTACTGGGTGGCGACTAAGGGCCAGGCACTGTCCCAGGAGCCCCCCGTGTCCCACCCCTCCCAGTCCCTGCAGTGTCCCTATGAGTCAGACATTCTTAGAGCCCAttccacaggtgaggaaactgaggccagagcccTGAAGCCACTTGCCCCAGACCTCACAGCTGGGGATggtgggacttgaacccaaggCCACACCCTGGAGGCCGCCTCGGCTAATGAGATCAGAGCGCTAGATGGGCTCCTCCCCACCAGCCATCCTCCCACCCACATGCTGCAGCACTCCAGGCCTCACTGGGAATGCTGCCCCACTTGGCAGGTGTGGAAACTGGGGCTCTATAAGAAGCTGGGTTGCTTCCAAATGCTCTCACACAGCCTGTCAGAGGTAGGCGGGATCACTGCTGCACTCAGACgtcacctcctcctggaagccctcGCTGATTACCTCCTGGATAGCACGGGTACACCCTCCCAGCACTGATCACGGTTTATCAGAGTGTCTTGGATGTCTGTCACACCCCTGAGACCTGGGGCTCTGTGGGGGCCAGGGCTGGAGGGTCTCTTCAGTATCTCTGCAGCTAAGTACAGAACCTGCTGCGTAGAGATGCTCACTGGTTATacattgaaagaatgaatgattaATTAATAAATGTGTCCTCTACACATACATGACAGGCAGAGCAGAGGTGGCAACACAAAGAGGTCGCGGGTGGGGAGGGTGCTGGGAGCAAGTGGAGAAGCCGAaaaggcctcctcctcctccacccactCACTTCCTGAGCATCCGCTACAGCCACGCGACAGGCTGTGCTAGGGACACCGTGCGGACAAgctggacacagccctgccctgccccgccctcttggggctgacattctagtggggagacagacaacCTGGGAACAAATAACTAAGTGACTTCCAAGCCATATGAGGGCTACTGAGGCGGAGAGAGTGAATTATCGGGGAGGAGGGTCAGGGTAGGCTTCTAGAAGGAGGCGATGTTTGTGCTGAAACCCCaacaaagggagggagggagccccgTGATGCAGGGAAGCGCGTCCCAGGTAGAAGGGACAGTGAGTGCAGGGGgtctggggcggggaggggggcaagTAAGCAGAGGGGAGGGATGAGAGCGGAGGCCACGGAGGTAATcagaggagggggcggggacGGGAAGGGCTGCTGGGTTGGGGGCCCAAGGGCCTGTGAGGGTGAGAGGTGAGGGCAGAGGCCTGTTGGTCTCCAAGGGCAATGCTGAGGGGGTCAGGGCAGGAGAGAGAAATAAGGGGCTGTCTCAGCAGAGCTGGCTTTGGAAGCCTCAGGGTCAGAGGGGTgccagggttggggaggggggaccGGACTCAGCACCAGTTAGAGGTCGTCCAGGGGAGGGGTCTCCAGAAAAGGGGCCCAAGGAGCAACAGATGGGCAGGTCCGAGGAGGTGGGTTCGCTGTGGTGGGAGCTCAGACTAGGGGTTctgggaagcaggctgagccaCAGATAAGGCCAGGGTGGGGGTGACCTCAGCAGGAGCAGGAAGGGAAGCACACTGATCCCCAGTCGCAGGCTCCCCAGGAGCCCGGGGCGGGGGGCTCCTCcctcagaggcagggctggggcagtggGAGCCCCTGTCTCGTACCCTGGGATAGCAGCCCCACCAAGGCAGGCCGTGTCGTGAGAAGTGGTCCTGGGCCCACATCTTGAGTGGGTGCGGTGGGCCCAGACGTGTGGGCCCAGCCCCGCTTCTGCCCCTTCTCTGGACCTCAATCCCCTCTCCCCAGTGGGCTGAGAACTCTGGTCCTGCCCCATCCCCGGGCACTGCGAGACTTGGACTTGACTGACCTAGAGGTCAGACACAGCTTTTAAGGAGCAGCCACAGTTGCTGCGAATAGGAGAAGGTCCAGGGCAGCTGGGCCTTGGCCTCCCTGTCACATGGGAACCCCACTCTCCACCCCTCAACCTCAGGCCCCACAATCCATCCTCCGAGCCTCAGCCCAGGTGAACGTCCTCAAACTGCCTGGGTCCTGCCCTCCCACCAACCTTCTATGGCTCCCGAGCGCCCTCAGGAGGAAGCCCCAGATTCTTAGCTTTATATTCAAGGACCCTTAAGACCTGCCCTTCCCTGGCTGTGTCTCCCCAGTTCCCCATCAAACTCCTCACTATTCTGCAAACAACCTGGGCCCGCCCTTCCCCATGATCCCACCATCAAGATGCTTCTCTGGTAGACCACCCTCAAGACCCACAGTTCTGTGAGGTGTTGGGTCAgctctgtcccctgcactgggctg
This is a stretch of genomic DNA from Eschrichtius robustus isolate mEscRob2 chromosome 20, mEscRob2.pri, whole genome shotgun sequence. It encodes these proteins:
- the ALKBH5 gene encoding RNA demethylase ALKBH5; this translates as MAAASGYTDLREKLKSMTSRDNYKAGSREAAAAAAAAVAAAAAAAAAAEPYAAPGAKRKYAEDSDPERSDFEEQQLQKEEEARKVKSGIRQMRLFSQDECAKIEARIDEVVSRAEKGLYNEHTVDRAPLRNKYFFGEGYTYGAQLQKRGPGQERLYPPGDVDEIPEWVHQLVIQKLVEHRVIPEGFVNSAVINDYQPGGCIVSHVDPIHIFERPIVSVSFFSDSALCFGCKFQFKPIRVSEPVLSLPVRRGSVTVLSGYAADEITHCIRPQDIKERRAVIILRKTRLDAPRLETKSLSSSVLPPSYASDRLSGNNRDPALKPKRSHRKADPDAAHRPRILEMDKEENRRSVLLPTHRRRGSFSSENYWRKSYEPAEDCPEAAGSPARKVKMRRH